The following coding sequences lie in one Serratia symbiotica genomic window:
- the frr gene encoding Ribosome-recycling factor, translating to MINEIKKNTEINMTKSIDTLKNKINKIHTGRASPKILDNIFIKYYGIVTPLYKISNITIEDSQTLIINLFDNTLKSVVEKAIINSDLDLQPQSINNIIRISLPILTKDRRKNLIKIVRSEIENSRIAIRNIRRHANDKIKMLFKEKKINEDIERSSQKYIQKITNSHIKLLDLILIKKEKELLNF from the coding sequence GTGATTAATGAAATAAAAAAAAATACTGAAATAAATATGACTAAAAGTATAGATACACTTAAAAATAAAATTAATAAAATTCATACTGGACGTGCTTCTCCTAAAATATTAGATAATATTTTTATAAAATATTATGGTATCGTTACTCCATTATATAAAATATCTAATATAACTATTGAAGATTCACAAACTTTAATAATTAATTTATTTGATAATACTTTAAAATCAGTTGTTGAAAAAGCTATTATAAATTCTGATCTTGATTTACAACCTCAATCTATAAATAATATAATTCGTATTTCATTACCTATCTTAACAAAAGATCGTCGTAAAAATCTTATTAAAATAGTACGTTCTGAAATTGAAAATAGTCGTATAGCAATACGAAACATTAGACGTCATGCTAATGATAAAATAAAAATGTTATTTAAAGAAAAAAAAATTAATGAAGATATAGAAAGATCTTCACAAAAATATATACAAAAAATAACTAATTCTCATATAAAATTACTTGATTTAATATTAATAAAAAAAGAAAAAGAATTATTAAATTTCTAA
- the pyrH gene encoding Uridylate kinase, translating to MLKNIKFPYQRILLKLSGEILQGSECFGIDIPILNRIAKEIKELIKLGIQISIVIGGGNLFRGSKLKKIGINHVISDHIGILSTIINGLFIYDALYRINVNSNLMSIIPLNNICENYHWIKAINLLKNNRVVILSAGTGNPFFTTDSAACLRGIEIEANIILKATKVAGVYSSDPIKNPNAILYKKLSYQDVLKNELKIMDISALTLARDYNIPIRVFNINIPGILYRIVMGKNEGTLICK from the coding sequence ATGTTAAAAAATATTAAATTTCCATATCAACGTATTTTACTTAAATTAAGTGGTGAAATATTACAAGGTTCAGAATGTTTTGGAATTGATATTCCGATACTTAATCGTATAGCAAAAGAAATTAAAGAATTAATTAAATTAGGTATTCAAATTAGTATTGTAATTGGTGGAGGAAATTTATTTCGTGGTTCTAAATTAAAAAAAATAGGAATAAACCATGTAATTAGTGATCATATTGGTATATTATCTACTATAATTAATGGATTATTTATATATGATGCATTATATCGAATAAATGTTAATTCTAATTTAATGTCAATAATTCCATTAAATAATATATGTGAAAATTATCATTGGATTAAAGCAATAAATTTATTAAAAAATAATCGAGTAGTAATACTTTCAGCAGGAACCGGTAATCCCTTTTTTACTACTGATTCTGCAGCTTGTTTACGAGGTATTGAAATAGAAGCAAATATTATTTTAAAAGCTACAAAAGTAGCTGGTGTATATTCTTCTGATCCTATAAAAAATCCAAATGCAATTTTATATAAAAAATTATCTTATCAAGATGTATTAAAAAATGAATTAAAAATAATGGATATATCAGCACTTACATTAGCACGTGATTATAATATCCCAATTCGTGTATTTAATATTAATATTCCTGGTATACTATATCGTATAGTCATGGGTAAAAATGAAGGAACTTTAATTTGTAAATAA
- the tsf gene encoding Elongation factor Ts (Slightly shortened 3'-end; Intact EF_TS family HMM) encodes MKKKLQNIKNLNMISLIQKLRKNTDAGVIDCKNALIQSNGNIELAVENMRKLGIIKATKNINNITTQGIINTKIKNKYGVILEVNCQTDFVAKCLIFKEFFKKILNFAILNKITDIKILKKHFEEERIICAVKVNENINIHRFAYLHGEILGSYVHYSRIGVLTLAKNINQELLKHISMHIAASKPKFITSKDISNEIINKEYEIQLNIAMKSGKSKENSEKMIAGRMKTFCNNITLLNQPFIMDPKKLIKQVLKEHNSNIINFIRFELGENIKLN; translated from the coding sequence ATGAAAAAAAAATTACAAAATATAAAAAATCTTAATATGATTTCTTTAATACAAAAATTACGTAAAAATACTGATGCCGGGGTAATAGATTGTAAAAATGCATTAATTCAATCTAATGGTAATATTGAATTAGCTGTAGAAAATATGCGTAAATTAGGTATAATTAAAGCTACAAAAAATATAAATAATATTACTACTCAAGGTATTATAAATACTAAAATCAAAAATAAATATGGTGTTATTTTAGAAGTTAATTGTCAAACTGATTTTGTTGCTAAATGTCTAATATTTAAAGAATTTTTTAAAAAAATATTAAATTTTGCTATATTAAATAAAATTACTGATATTAAAATATTAAAAAAACATTTTGAAGAAGAAAGAATTATTTGTGCAGTAAAAGTTAATGAAAATATTAATATTCATCGTTTTGCTTACTTACATGGTGAAATATTAGGTAGTTATGTACATTATTCACGTATTGGTGTTTTAACTTTAGCTAAAAATATTAATCAAGAATTACTCAAACATATTTCTATGCATATTGCAGCAAGTAAACCAAAATTTATTACATCTAAAGATATTTCTAATGAAATAATTAATAAAGAATATGAAATTCAATTGAATATTGCTATGAAATCTGGAAAATCAAAAGAAAATTCAGAAAAAATGATTGCAGGTCGTATGAAAACATTTTGTAATAATATTACTTTATTAAATCAACCATTTATTATGGATCCAAAAAAATTAATTAAACAAGTTTTAAAAGAACATAATTCCAATATTATTAATTTTATTCGTTTTGAACTTGGTGAAAATATTAAATTAAATTAA
- the rpsB gene encoding 30S ribosomal protein S2, protein MVTIFMKDMIKAGVHFGHQTRYWNPKMKPFIFGARNKVYIINLEHTVPMFNQALIELTKISSRKGKILFIGTKRAASKAIKEAAQNCNQYFVNYRWLGGMLTNWKTVRQSIKRLQDLENQSKDGTFLKLTKKEALIRTRELKKLENSLGGIKNMGGLPDALFVIDANHEHIAIKEANNLGIPVFSIVDTNSNPDGIDFIIPGNDDAIRAINLYLTTVSKAICEGHSKNSIIKKESNFLKN, encoded by the coding sequence ATGGTAACTATTTTTATGAAAGATATGATTAAAGCTGGTGTTCATTTTGGACATCAAACACGTTACTGGAATCCAAAAATGAAACCTTTTATTTTTGGTGCACGTAATAAAGTTTATATTATTAATTTAGAACATACTGTTCCTATGTTTAATCAAGCATTAATTGAATTAACTAAAATTTCCTCCAGAAAAGGAAAAATTCTTTTTATTGGTACTAAACGTGCAGCGAGTAAAGCTATAAAAGAAGCTGCACAAAATTGCAATCAATATTTTGTTAATTATCGCTGGCTTGGTGGTATGTTAACAAATTGGAAAACTGTACGTCAATCTATAAAACGTTTACAAGATCTTGAAAATCAATCAAAAGATGGAACATTTTTAAAATTAACTAAAAAAGAAGCATTAATACGTACTAGAGAATTAAAAAAATTAGAAAATTCATTAGGTGGAATTAAAAATATGGGAGGATTACCTGATGCTTTATTTGTTATTGATGCTAATCATGAACATATTGCAATTAAAGAAGCTAATAATCTTGGTATACCTGTATTTTCTATTGTTGATACTAACTCTAATCCAGATGGGATAGATTTTATTATACCTGGTAATGATGATGCTATTCGTGCAATAAATTTATATTTAACTACTGTATCAAAAGCAATATGTGAAGGTCATTCTAAAAATTCAATTATTAAAAAAGAATCCAATTTTTTAAAAAATTAA